One window from the genome of Cryptomeria japonica chromosome 6, Sugi_1.0, whole genome shotgun sequence encodes:
- the LOC131080080 gene encoding thioredoxin X, chloroplastic isoform X2, which produces MAAMDICKLQTFSTSTVTSAAGCRGLMKGLMVTCKASSVGESEFEEKVVNSELPVLVDFVADWCGPCKLVAPIIDWASEEYSGKLKVFKIDHDANPQLVEKFKVYGLPTLILFKDGKEVLGSRREGAITKDKLKAYLDQLLESVATL; this is translated from the exons ATGGCAGCCATGGACATATGCAAATTACAGACATTTAGTACTTCAACTGT AACATCTGCCGCTGGCTGTAGGGGGCTTATGAAAGGCTTGATGGTGACTTGCAAGGCTAGTAGTGTTGGCGAGAGCGAGTTTGAAGAGAAGGTGGTGAATTCAGAGCTTCCTGTGCTCGTTGACTTTGTGGCAGACTGGTGTGGCCCTTGCAAATTGGTGGCACCAATTATTGATTGGGCTTCTGAG GAGTATTCCGGAAAATTAAAAGTCTTCAAAATTGACCATGATGCTAATCCTCAACTTGTGGAGAAATTCAAAGTCTATGGCTTACCTACTTTAATACtgtttaaagatggaaaagaagttTTAGGAAGTCGAAGGGAAGGGGCCATTACAAAGGATAAACTTAAGGCATATCTGGACCAATTATTGGAGTCagtggcaacattgtaa
- the LOC131080080 gene encoding thioredoxin X, chloroplastic isoform X1: MAAMDICKLQTFSTSTVYFSIPPFHSNFSTRPCRQKIFPWKRHQCTISSKPISVCRTSAAGCRGLMKGLMVTCKASSVGESEFEEKVVNSELPVLVDFVADWCGPCKLVAPIIDWASEEYSGKLKVFKIDHDANPQLVEKFKVYGLPTLILFKDGKEVLGSRREGAITKDKLKAYLDQLLESVATL, encoded by the exons ATGGCAGCCATGGACATATGCAAATTACAGACATTTAGTACTTCAACTGTGTATTTTTCCATTCCTCCATTTCATTCTAATTTCTCCACAAGGCCATGTAGGCAAAAGATTTTTCCCTGGAAGAGGCATCAATGCACAATATCTTCAAAACCCATTTCTGTTTGCAGAACATCTGCCGCTGGCTGTAGGGGGCTTATGAAAGGCTTGATGGTGACTTGCAAGGCTAGTAGTGTTGGCGAGAGCGAGTTTGAAGAGAAGGTGGTGAATTCAGAGCTTCCTGTGCTCGTTGACTTTGTGGCAGACTGGTGTGGCCCTTGCAAATTGGTGGCACCAATTATTGATTGGGCTTCTGAG GAGTATTCCGGAAAATTAAAAGTCTTCAAAATTGACCATGATGCTAATCCTCAACTTGTGGAGAAATTCAAAGTCTATGGCTTACCTACTTTAATACtgtttaaagatggaaaagaagttTTAGGAAGTCGAAGGGAAGGGGCCATTACAAAGGATAAACTTAAGGCATATCTGGACCAATTATTGGAGTCagtggcaacattgtaa